One Lycium ferocissimum isolate CSIRO_LF1 unplaced genomic scaffold, AGI_CSIRO_Lferr_CH_V1 ctg638, whole genome shotgun sequence DNA window includes the following coding sequences:
- the LOC132045256 gene encoding uncharacterized protein LOC132045256: MANNQDLLAVHFPALRKKKSSTGGQQKKEELEKEVAELRKMLNHEQKVHEFLDKVYQRKDDSSFSIPNYLPPKMKELLAELSMVESEIAKLEGQISQIQCDVNKEKEMNNTDQANKSKQGLNNKMKIQWQQQNNVSSSLPPNPNKFKGLNDQKVPFETKALHFISKAIKGDYGLNDFRINNEKLIQPMKSSNVIADQEDENQFHQQVRTFGERISRKSGMIKTPSPLREPRNPTPRRERNAEIPKFMSTPMHEIQPKVMQSPLPTEEDTIHRWPPNKLSENIMKCLIFIFIRLLRTSRAMELEKSGPIARSNNFSLSFRAHEPSFMNSKTGQLIQKDSRQQDPYGIFDSEESIPRDIGPYKNLVRFASTSMEPKCISNSNSIPLFQKLKLMMNSLQNVDLRLLNYQQKLAFWINMYNACIMHGFLQHGLPSSSTPEKLLTLMNKATLNIGGNTINAHAIEHFILRKPVNSPAKDQVNRKGEKNDKESVVRQLHGLESFDPNIMFALCCGTRSSPAVKIYTGDGVVAELEKSKLEYLQASLIVTSTKKIAMPELLLRNMHDFAQDLDSLVEWICQQLPTSGSLRKSIVDCFRGLHGGKVSTVVEKIPYDFEFQYLLTV, from the exons ATGGCAAACAATCAAGATTTATTGGCAGTTCATTTTCCAGCACTT agaaagaagaagagtagTACAGGTGGAcaacaaaagaaagaggaaCTTGAGAAAGAG GTTGCTGAGCTTCGAAAAATGTTGAATCATGAACAAAAGGTGCATGAATTTCTGGATAAGGTGTATCAAAGAAAGGATGATTCATCTTTCAGCATTCCAAATTATCTTCCTCCTAAG ATGAAGGAATTGTTAGCAGAGCTATCCATGGTTGAGAGTGAAATAGCTAAGTTGGAAGGCCAAATCAGTCAGATTCAATGTGATGTGAACAAGGAGAAAGAAATGAACAATACTGATCAAGCCAATAAGTCCAAACAAGGACTTAACAATAAGATGAAAATACAATggcaacaacaaaataatgtatCTTCATCACTTCCACCAAATCCAAACAAATTCAAAGGGCTAAATGATCAAAAAGTGCCATTTGAGACAAAGGCATTGCATTTCATTAGCAAAGCCATAAAAGGTGATTATGGTCTTAATGACTTCAGAATAAATAATGAGAAATTAATACAACCAATGAAGTCATCAAACGTTATTGCTGATCAAGAAGATGAAAATCAGTTTCATCAACAAGTTAGAACATTTGGAGAGAGGATTTCAAGGAAAAGTGGGATGATCAAAACTCCCTCACCTTTAAGAGAACCAAGAAATCCAACACCTAGG AGAGAAAGAAATGCAGAGATCCCCAAATTTATGTCTACTCCAATGCATGAAATTCAACCAAAAGTTATGCAAAGTCCACTCCCCACAGAAGAAGACACAATTCATAGATGGCCACCAAATAAATTATCAGAAAACATTATGAAAtgtttgattttcatttttataaggTTGCTTCGAACATCACGTGCAATGGAGTTAGAAAAATCAGGCCCAATTGCTAGATCAAACAATTTCTCATTGAGTTTTAGGGCCCATGAGCCCAGTTTTATGAACTCAAAAACTGGTCAACTGATACAAAAAGATTCAAGGCAACAAGATCCATATGGTATTTTTGATTCAGAAGAGTCAATTCCAAGAGATATCGGGCCTTACAAGAATTTGGTTAGGTTTGCATCAACCTCTATGGAGCCCAAATGCATCTCCAACTCTAACTCCATCCCTCTATTCCAAAAGCTAAA GCTTATGATGAACAGTCTACAGAATGTAGATTTAAGATTGCTGAATTACCAACAGAAACTAGCATTCTGGATCAACATGTACAACGCTTGTATCATGCAT GGGTTTCTTCAACATGGACTTCCTTCTAGTTCTACTCCGGAAAAATTGTTGACACTTATGAACAAG GCAACTCTAAACATTGGTGGCAATACTATTAATGCACATGCCATTGAACATTTTATCTTGAGAAAACCAGTAAATTCACCTGCAAAAGATCAG GTCAATCGAAAAGGTGAAAAGAATGATAAAGAAAGTGTAGTTCGTCAGCTGCATGGACTTGAATCATTCGATCCAAATATCATGTTTGCCTTATGTTGTGGCACGCGTTCTTCTCCAGCA GTGAAGATATACACAGGTGATGGAGTTGTAGCTGAGttagaaaaatcaaaattggAATACTTACAAGCTTCACTAATTGTAACAAGCACCAAGAAGATAGCCATGCCAGAGCTATTGCTAAGAAACATGCATGATTTTGCCCAAGATTTGGATTCATTAGTAGAGTGGATTTGCCAACAATTGCCCACATCAGGTTCATTGAGGAAATCCATTGTTGATTGCTTTAGAGGACTTCATGGGGGAAAAGTGTCCACCGTTGTTGAGAAAATACCTTATGATTTCGAATTTCAGTATTTGTTGACTGTATAA
- the LOC132045252 gene encoding uncharacterized protein LOC132045252 isoform X1 — protein MDSLENNWKTPNGNAKIFQHEPEQVVGGASVYFASEEEAIGVEYLLAEPEYDDIIDTLLGFNTCTFSVPESYFKEFSALESVLIKRDHDAVQRDLNEDDKTREKFLDGLSNGYDENHFSISCEDYLLDVELEEETPTLHDVTRDISSVGNVNSENRLLDSDGRNGIHVLKLSDASTSSDHDAMLLDKFDGMSTDKLLEVFRKMFGHQTEELLDIELEEETSILHNVTRDISCIGDVNLENHLANSDRRNCGFPVLKLSDASTSSDHDAMLLDKFDDMSTDKLLEAFRKMFGHQTSVADKQELVEESPALLDVTRYISCIGNVNLENQLADLGGRNCGIHVLKLSDASTSSNHDSVPLDKLDDMSTDKLLEVFTKMFGHQISVADKQWLQPHRTFGLQNQEMSDKNFSFPKFSLDSSENLLTASTAFASIFNFRRKPRVQHVKRREHIQWNSFKWDSKESAEENVKCDGTKSGISERYLKSKPSRGGFGRRYYHRGVKVSSQGLGKRNSQVGCVQIPPGLPIEDWPLAQGSSGTLSDQSSDNTSEDDWTIWTDTRGTNQYRKHKYWSTPEVVKLVEGVSKYGVGRWSDIRRMFFQSSVHRSPADLKDKWRNLLRKSSRRLQSQRGVDAKKKHGVRSIPHDVLNRVRELAVIYPYSRQCRSRISPTASVASSSNVESDHQCFSMNEHNVTFLSSNPSEFYQETGFH, from the exons ATGGATTCGTTAGAGAACAACTGGAAGACACCGAATGGGAATGCAAAGATCTTTCAACACGAGCCTGAACAG GTTGTAGGCGGTGCATCGGTTTATTTTGCATCAGAGGAGGAAGCAATAGGAGTGGAATATTTATTAGCAGAACCTGAGTATGATGATATAATTGATACTCTTCTAGGTTTTAACACATGTACATTCAGTGTTCCAGAGAGCTACTTTAAGGAGTTTTCAGCTCTGGAGTCTGTCTTAATAAAAAGAGATCACG ATGCAGTTCAAAGAGATCTTAATGAAGATGATAAAACAAGGGAGAAG TTTCTTGATGGATTGTCGAACGGATATGATGAAAATCATTTCTCCATTTCATGTGAAGATTACCTTTTGG ATGTTGAACTTGAGGAAGAGACTCCCACCCTCCATGATGTCACAAGAGATATTTCCTCTGTAGGGAATGTGAATTCGGAGAACCGGCTTTTGGATTCAGACGGAAGAAATGGTATTCATGTGTTAAAGTTGTCCGATGCAAGTACCTCATCTGATCATGATGCTATGCTATTAGACAAATTTGATGGCATGTCGACTGATAAACTACTCGAGGTGTTCAGGAAGATGTTTGGACATCAAACTGAAGAGTTATTAGATATTGAACTTGAGGAAGAGACTTCCATCCTCCATAATGTCACCAGAGATATATCCTGTATAGGGGACGTGAATTTGGAGAACCATCTTGCTAATTCAGACAGAAGAAATTGTGGCTTTCCTGTGTTAAAGTTGTCTGATGCAAGTACCTCATCTGATCATGATGCTATGCTATTAGACAAATTTGATGACATGTCGACTGACAAACTACTCGAGGCGTTCAGGAAGATGTTTGGACATCAAACTTCAGTCGCAGATAAGCAGGAACTTGTGGAAGAGAGTCCTGCCCTCCTTGATGTCACAAGATATATATCCTGTATAGGGAATGTGAATTTGGAGAACCAGCTAGCTGATTTAGGTGGAAGAAATTGCGGCATTCATGTGTTAAAGTTGTCAGATGCAAGTACCTCATCTAATCATGATTCTGTGCCATTAGACAAACTTGATGACATGTCAACTGATAAACTACTCGAGGTATTCACGAAGATGTTTGGACATCAAATTTCAGTTGCGGATAAGCAATGGCTGCAACCCCATAGAACATTTGGCTTGCAAAACCAGGAGATGTCAGACAAGAATTTCAGTTTTCCGAAATTCTCTCTTGATTCGAGTGAAAATCTCCTTACAGCATCTACGGCCTTTGCTAGTATATTCAATTTCAGAAGAAAGCCAAGGGTTCAACACGTGAAAAGGAGAGAACATATCCAATGGAATTCCTTCAAATGGGATAGCAAGGAGTCAGCTGAAGAAAATGTAAAATGTGATGGAACGAAATCAGGAATATCTGAACGGTATCTGAAAAGTAAACCTTCACGAGGAGGATTTGGTCGGCGATATTACCACAGAGGAGTCAAAGTATCATCACAAGGTCTTGGTAAAAGAAATTCTCAAGTTGGATGTGTCCAAATTCCACCTGGTTTGCCAATTGAGGACTGGCCTTTGGCACAAGGTTCTTCTGGCACTCTTTCTGACCAGTCTAGTGATAATACATCTGAAGATGATTGGACTATATGGACCGATACCCGAGGCACTAACCAATACAGAAAACACAAGTATTGGTCAACACCTGAGGTTGTAAAGTTGGTGGAGGGTGTTTCCAAGTATGGAGTTGGTAGATGGAGTGATATAAGGAGGATGTTTTTCCAATCATCTGTGCATCGTAGTCCAGCTGATTTGAAG GACAAATGGCGGAATCTTCTGAGGAAAAGCAGCCGACGATTGCAGAGCCAGAGAGGG GTTGATGCAAAGAAGAAGCACGGTGTGCGCTCAATTCCTCACGATGTGTTAAACCGTGTTCGGGAGCTTGCTGTCATCTATCCATATTCGAGGCAATGTAGATCAAGAATCTCTCCAACTGCATCCGTTGCTTCTTCTTCGAATGTGGAGTCTGATCACCAGTGCTTCTCTATGAATGAGCATAACGTAACATTTTTGTCCTCTAACCCAAGTGAATTCTACCAGGAAACTGGTTTCCACTAG
- the LOC132045252 gene encoding uncharacterized protein LOC132045252 isoform X2, giving the protein MDSLENNWKTPNGNAKIFQHEPEQVVGGASVYFASEEEAIGVEYLLAEPEYDDIIDTLLGFNTCTFSVPESYFKEFSALESVLIKRDHVQRDLNEDDKTREKFLDGLSNGYDENHFSISCEDYLLDVELEEETPTLHDVTRDISSVGNVNSENRLLDSDGRNGIHVLKLSDASTSSDHDAMLLDKFDGMSTDKLLEVFRKMFGHQTEELLDIELEEETSILHNVTRDISCIGDVNLENHLANSDRRNCGFPVLKLSDASTSSDHDAMLLDKFDDMSTDKLLEAFRKMFGHQTSVADKQELVEESPALLDVTRYISCIGNVNLENQLADLGGRNCGIHVLKLSDASTSSNHDSVPLDKLDDMSTDKLLEVFTKMFGHQISVADKQWLQPHRTFGLQNQEMSDKNFSFPKFSLDSSENLLTASTAFASIFNFRRKPRVQHVKRREHIQWNSFKWDSKESAEENVKCDGTKSGISERYLKSKPSRGGFGRRYYHRGVKVSSQGLGKRNSQVGCVQIPPGLPIEDWPLAQGSSGTLSDQSSDNTSEDDWTIWTDTRGTNQYRKHKYWSTPEVVKLVEGVSKYGVGRWSDIRRMFFQSSVHRSPADLKDKWRNLLRKSSRRLQSQRGVDAKKKHGVRSIPHDVLNRVRELAVIYPYSRQCRSRISPTASVASSSNVESDHQCFSMNEHNVTFLSSNPSEFYQETGFH; this is encoded by the exons ATGGATTCGTTAGAGAACAACTGGAAGACACCGAATGGGAATGCAAAGATCTTTCAACACGAGCCTGAACAG GTTGTAGGCGGTGCATCGGTTTATTTTGCATCAGAGGAGGAAGCAATAGGAGTGGAATATTTATTAGCAGAACCTGAGTATGATGATATAATTGATACTCTTCTAGGTTTTAACACATGTACATTCAGTGTTCCAGAGAGCTACTTTAAGGAGTTTTCAGCTCTGGAGTCTGTCTTAATAAAAAGAGATCACG TTCAAAGAGATCTTAATGAAGATGATAAAACAAGGGAGAAG TTTCTTGATGGATTGTCGAACGGATATGATGAAAATCATTTCTCCATTTCATGTGAAGATTACCTTTTGG ATGTTGAACTTGAGGAAGAGACTCCCACCCTCCATGATGTCACAAGAGATATTTCCTCTGTAGGGAATGTGAATTCGGAGAACCGGCTTTTGGATTCAGACGGAAGAAATGGTATTCATGTGTTAAAGTTGTCCGATGCAAGTACCTCATCTGATCATGATGCTATGCTATTAGACAAATTTGATGGCATGTCGACTGATAAACTACTCGAGGTGTTCAGGAAGATGTTTGGACATCAAACTGAAGAGTTATTAGATATTGAACTTGAGGAAGAGACTTCCATCCTCCATAATGTCACCAGAGATATATCCTGTATAGGGGACGTGAATTTGGAGAACCATCTTGCTAATTCAGACAGAAGAAATTGTGGCTTTCCTGTGTTAAAGTTGTCTGATGCAAGTACCTCATCTGATCATGATGCTATGCTATTAGACAAATTTGATGACATGTCGACTGACAAACTACTCGAGGCGTTCAGGAAGATGTTTGGACATCAAACTTCAGTCGCAGATAAGCAGGAACTTGTGGAAGAGAGTCCTGCCCTCCTTGATGTCACAAGATATATATCCTGTATAGGGAATGTGAATTTGGAGAACCAGCTAGCTGATTTAGGTGGAAGAAATTGCGGCATTCATGTGTTAAAGTTGTCAGATGCAAGTACCTCATCTAATCATGATTCTGTGCCATTAGACAAACTTGATGACATGTCAACTGATAAACTACTCGAGGTATTCACGAAGATGTTTGGACATCAAATTTCAGTTGCGGATAAGCAATGGCTGCAACCCCATAGAACATTTGGCTTGCAAAACCAGGAGATGTCAGACAAGAATTTCAGTTTTCCGAAATTCTCTCTTGATTCGAGTGAAAATCTCCTTACAGCATCTACGGCCTTTGCTAGTATATTCAATTTCAGAAGAAAGCCAAGGGTTCAACACGTGAAAAGGAGAGAACATATCCAATGGAATTCCTTCAAATGGGATAGCAAGGAGTCAGCTGAAGAAAATGTAAAATGTGATGGAACGAAATCAGGAATATCTGAACGGTATCTGAAAAGTAAACCTTCACGAGGAGGATTTGGTCGGCGATATTACCACAGAGGAGTCAAAGTATCATCACAAGGTCTTGGTAAAAGAAATTCTCAAGTTGGATGTGTCCAAATTCCACCTGGTTTGCCAATTGAGGACTGGCCTTTGGCACAAGGTTCTTCTGGCACTCTTTCTGACCAGTCTAGTGATAATACATCTGAAGATGATTGGACTATATGGACCGATACCCGAGGCACTAACCAATACAGAAAACACAAGTATTGGTCAACACCTGAGGTTGTAAAGTTGGTGGAGGGTGTTTCCAAGTATGGAGTTGGTAGATGGAGTGATATAAGGAGGATGTTTTTCCAATCATCTGTGCATCGTAGTCCAGCTGATTTGAAG GACAAATGGCGGAATCTTCTGAGGAAAAGCAGCCGACGATTGCAGAGCCAGAGAGGG GTTGATGCAAAGAAGAAGCACGGTGTGCGCTCAATTCCTCACGATGTGTTAAACCGTGTTCGGGAGCTTGCTGTCATCTATCCATATTCGAGGCAATGTAGATCAAGAATCTCTCCAACTGCATCCGTTGCTTCTTCTTCGAATGTGGAGTCTGATCACCAGTGCTTCTCTATGAATGAGCATAACGTAACATTTTTGTCCTCTAACCCAAGTGAATTCTACCAGGAAACTGGTTTCCACTAG